Proteins encoded within one genomic window of Pseudalkalibacillus sp. SCS-8:
- a CDS encoding DMT family transporter: MDSIKKGYLLNALSVLMMAIGPLLSKFGLLHISPAKAAVINTATIIIASYLWGVFSRKRVRFYVEKEIIWLALFNSLGVIFLFISMDLLSPVEVGFLGRFYTVFAVFLSVFILGEKMPKGEGSFIVLAILGAFLFVNKGGVSETSIMGSIFALLYTFFFALTNVFIKKTVSGEKNSNSILFTNNCVTMLFVLIYSVIVGELFNTQHQVEGVLLIVLSSILTGFLGTILLYEALKYLRFSIANVSRAMSPILLAAMSYPFFPVELTLLNLIGAGLLVISILLLSIGDQQKEKLKKQAS; encoded by the coding sequence TTGGATTCCATTAAGAAAGGTTATTTACTGAACGCTCTTTCAGTTTTGATGATGGCGATAGGACCACTCCTTTCAAAATTCGGACTTTTGCACATCTCTCCGGCCAAAGCAGCGGTCATCAATACAGCTACAATCATCATCGCGAGTTATCTTTGGGGCGTATTCAGTAGGAAACGGGTTCGCTTTTACGTTGAAAAAGAAATCATTTGGCTAGCTTTATTCAATTCATTAGGTGTCATCTTTCTATTCATCAGCATGGATTTATTATCACCAGTTGAGGTTGGTTTTTTAGGGAGATTTTACACGGTGTTTGCCGTTTTCTTATCCGTTTTCATCTTGGGTGAAAAAATGCCCAAAGGAGAAGGTTCCTTCATCGTTCTTGCCATACTTGGTGCCTTTCTTTTTGTCAATAAAGGCGGTGTGTCCGAGACCTCAATTATGGGCAGTATCTTTGCTCTTCTTTATACATTCTTTTTTGCCCTTACGAATGTGTTCATTAAAAAAACGGTATCTGGTGAGAAAAACTCGAACTCGATTCTTTTCACGAACAATTGTGTGACCATGCTTTTCGTGCTCATTTATTCGGTTATTGTTGGAGAATTGTTTAACACCCAGCATCAAGTGGAGGGTGTGCTTCTTATCGTGCTATCGTCCATATTAACGGGTTTTCTAGGGACGATTTTGTTGTATGAAGCTCTGAAATATTTGCGGTTTTCCATTGCGAACGTATCAAGGGCAATGAGTCCAATCCTACTTGCAGCTATGTCGTACCCGTTCTTTCCAGTCGAGCTTACACTATTGAATCTCATCGGGGCAGGCCTTCTAGTCATCTCCATCCTGCTGCTTTCAATCGGAGACCAGCAAAAAGAAAAGCTTAAAAAACAGGCTTCTTAA
- a CDS encoding GNAT family protein — protein sequence MEKVLPTIETSRLTLRQVTLEDTNDLYAYLSDEEVVKHMGLEPYETPEDVMDEINWYSKILREGSGMRWGITLKGSDKVIGSCGFLNRAPMHFRAEVGFELSKDFWGKGIAGEALEAVVRHGFDHLELERIEALIEPENVASQKLVERQGFLREGLLRHYEYTSGKFDDLYMYSVLREDVCE from the coding sequence ATGGAAAAAGTACTACCAACGATTGAAACATCTCGGTTGACGTTAAGACAGGTCACACTTGAGGATACAAATGATCTGTACGCTTATTTATCAGATGAAGAAGTCGTAAAGCATATGGGATTGGAGCCATATGAGACGCCTGAGGACGTAATGGACGAAATCAATTGGTACTCAAAAATTCTCAGAGAGGGCAGCGGAATGAGATGGGGCATCACCCTTAAAGGTTCAGATAAGGTGATTGGAAGCTGTGGTTTTCTGAACCGGGCGCCTATGCATTTCCGAGCTGAAGTAGGCTTTGAATTGAGTAAAGATTTCTGGGGGAAAGGAATCGCTGGGGAAGCATTGGAGGCTGTCGTCCGACACGGTTTCGATCATCTTGAATTGGAACGGATCGAAGCGTTGATTGAACCTGAAAACGTAGCTTCCCAAAAACTCGTTGAGCGTCAAGGGTTCTTGCGTGAAGGTTTGTTGCGGCACTATGAATATACAAGTGGAAAGTTCGATGACCTCTACATGTACTCGGTTTTAAGAGAAGATGTTTGCGAGTAG
- a CDS encoding pyridoxamine 5'-phosphate oxidase family protein, protein MKIIRGNRSFELEEFLKKPLFAHLSTLADEGPRESPVWFHWEDECLWIIGSKTSDSFPGRIEQNPACAIGIVDFDHTTGKVLHAGFRGHATVEPFNIDIANNLFRRYLGPNRQEWDPRFTTHREDDILIRFVPETVVVRDQSFQPSI, encoded by the coding sequence TTGAAGATTATTAGAGGAAATAGAAGCTTTGAATTAGAAGAATTTCTCAAGAAACCGTTGTTTGCTCATCTTTCAACTTTGGCTGATGAAGGACCTCGGGAATCTCCTGTGTGGTTTCATTGGGAGGATGAGTGTTTATGGATTATCGGATCGAAAACGAGTGACAGCTTTCCCGGAAGGATAGAGCAAAATCCAGCGTGTGCGATTGGGATTGTCGATTTCGATCATACAACAGGGAAGGTATTGCATGCTGGATTCAGAGGACATGCAACCGTCGAACCGTTCAATATTGATATTGCCAACAATTTATTCCGTCGCTATCTCGGTCCGAATAGACAGGAATGGGATCCTCGATTCACAACGCATAGAGAAGATGATATTCTCATTCGATTTGTCCCTGAAACGGTCGTAGTCCGGGATCAGTCCTTTCAGCCGAGTATATGA